The genomic window ACCTTCAAAGGGTTCTGTCCTCCCCTGCTGCAGCCTGCAGCTGTGCACATCTGTCCTGTCTCCCTGCTGCCCTCAGGGACCGGCTGGGGCCTGTCCTCGCCTGTGGAGCCCGTGAGAGATGAGGGTGGTGGAGCTGGAGCTGTGGGGGAAGTAAGGGGGAGGAGAGTGGAGGTgtcaggcccagcccagcccagtgggAGCAGGGCTGGCCTTAGCCTGGCGGCTGGAGCCAGCTGTCGCCTCCGCAGGCCTTCCCATGTCTTGTTTGTCACGCCTCCTTCGTGACACCCGAGCCCTGTTCTTGAGGAGGCTGTTCCACCCAGGCATCCTGGGCCCAGACTGCTGCGAGAGGTCTGGGAACTTTGGTGAGCTGGGTTGGGGGCCTGCCACAGCAGGTGAAGTGGAGAGAAGGTTCTGGCTCTGCTGTCGGAGCTCCACTGTGGAGCCCTCACCTTCTCTGAGCAGCCTGTTTCTGTTTAGGAACAGAGACCCATTCCTTCCGCCTTTGACcaaaagaacaagagagagagaaattggacTGGGTGTGGAAAGTTACGATGGGGCTATTATAAACACAAGGTATGCATGTTAACAAAGCTGTCACATGGCTGCTAGGAGTTTTCAAGGGTGACAAGGCTGGacgggagggagtgagggagcccTTTCCAGACTGGAGAGGGAGAGGGATGGGTGGTGGTTTGGGAAGGTTCTGGGAGGTGTGGATGGGTCTAGGCATTCTGTCTAGGTGGCTCTGGGGAGGGGGAGCCTGAGGACACAACTGTCGGGGAGGCCTGGGGAGCCGCCTTGGGACCGGGAACTGACTCAGGGTCTGGGGGAGAGAGGATGCAGTGTGCTCAGCCTTCAGACTGACCTCTCACCCTGGCTTTGAGCTGAGCCCTGGCTCCACCGTCCCCTTcctgagctgctgctgctggttgtGAGAGAGCCGGGGCATGGTGGGGGAGTGTGGATGTTTGGAGCAGAGTCCCCACTGATGTGGAGTAGCTCGTGCCCGGCTGGAGGCAGCTAGGGGAGTTGTCATGTTCTAAGGATTGCTTATGTCCCTGTGCTTCTGCAGAGTGCACCCATCTCAGGGCATGGGCAGAGttggggcaggcagggcaggctgCTCCCTCCCCGTCTTGATCCTGGACTGTCAGTGCCATATGGGGCCAGCAGTTACTGAGCTCTCAGAAGGTTCTGTGAGCCTCTGTCTTCCATGCCTTTCGCCCTTCTCTTGGGTCTGTGTGGAATTCCAGCCCCTTCCCTTCCCAGCAGCCCTGACTCTCGGACTCTTGAGCCAATCCTCCCCACACTCTCCAGCAGCTCTTAAAGGTCTCCTGCTTGCTTCCCagccattttcttatttgttttaaataggcCTTAACTGTATTACCCAGTGTTCagaggaggaaaataagaaaataccgATAAGCaagtaggagaaaataaaaattatctataatCTCATCACTTGGTGATAACTCACATTAGCATCTTGTTGCAGATCCTCTCGTACTTTTCTTCTGGTACACTGTCATGAATTAATGTGGGATTATAGCCTGTACTTGTCTTGAAACCTGCTCCTTCCATTCCTATTTCCTAGATGTCTTTTCAATTCAGtcaatatgatatttttaatggctgtttAATATTTCACCTTAGAGACATCCcataatttattcaacagatCCCCTGTTGTTAGCTGGaggttgtttccagtgttttgttattataaacaaCACTTCGATCAACAAAATACCCTTGTAGTCTACTTTTTTGCATACATTCTTAAGTATTTCCTGAGGAGAGAGCCCTACAAGAGGAATTGCTGAGTCTACGAGGATGTCTAGCATGCCTCAAGAGGGGCAGAAGCTTTGGCTGTTGATGCTGTTGATGttggtgatgatgatgctgatgttgatgatgttgatggtgatgatgctgatgaggttgattttgatgaagttggtgatgatgatgctgaGGTTGATGAGGTTGATGTTGATGAggttggtgatgatgatgatgaggttGATGTTGATGAGGTTGATGTTGATGATGAGGTTGATGAGGTTGATGTTGATGAAGTTGATGAggttggtgatgatgatgatgaagttgATGTTAGTGAGgttgatgaggatgatgatgaagtTGATGTTGATGAGGCTGAGGTTGATGAGGTTGATGTTGATGAGGTTGGTGATGATGATGAGGTTGATGAGGTTGATGTTGATGAGGTTGGTGATGATGATGAGGTTGATGTTGATGAGGTTGAGGTTGATGATGTTAATgttgatgatgttgatgatgttgatggtgatgatgttgatgatgttgatgaggttgatgatgatgatgatgagattGATGAGGGTGATGTTGATGAGGTTGATGTTGATAATGTTGATATCCAGTTTAGGGGCCGGTGCTTTCTTTTAAACCTTGATCTGCTGAGAGCTCACCCAATCTGGACTTCCCTGGCCTCATTTTGTGACATTCATGGCTAGAATGTCCTCCTGCATCCTATGCCCTTCCAGAGCCTTCAAATCCAAACCTGACTTCCCTCTGCATCTGCCCCTGGTTCCCACTCAGGTGACAGTCTCCCACTTCTCCAAGTCTGGAAGGCCTGGCCTCCATGTGGCTTGACCCAGTCGCTTAGAGCCCTAGGACTCAACCTGGTTTGGAGGGGTAACTCTTTCCTAACTGTCTTATTTTCGCCAGATGAGTATAAACTATAGGGGGTCAGGGGCTGTGTCTTCATGTCTGTGTCCATAACTCCCCCAAAGCATCAGTAGAGGGCCCGTGGTAGGCACACAGCAAACATGTGGTAGGTGGCAGACTTGCCCACTCTCTCCAGCTACAGGGCAGctgggcctctctgggcctcagactTTGCATCTGTACAGTGGGGGTGAGGGGTAGGCTGGGTCCCTTCCTGCCATGGCTTTTCCCACCCCCTCGTTCACTGCATGCCTCTCACTCCACAGGTTGTTGGTCCTGAGGCTGCCGGCAGAATATGGGTACAACGGCCAGCACGGCCCAGCAGACGGTCTCAGCGGGTGCCCCCTTCGAGGGCCTCCAGGGTGGCAGCACGATGGATGGGCGGCACTCTCTCAGTGTCCACTCCTTCCAGACCACGGGCTTGCACAACAGTAAGGCCAAGTCCATCATCCCCAACAAGGTGGCCCCCGTCGTGATCACGTGAGTGGCAGGGGGTACGTGACCATGTCCTTGAAAGATAGGACTAGGGGAGCTGCCTGGAGGGTGGTGGCATCAGTACTTAATGTCTACAAACTGTTTTCATAGATGAAGacattgaggcccagagaggttaagcagttTGTCTGCAGTCACACAGACAAACTAAATGGGAATCTTAGCCAGTGTTACTTACCATGTCCACAGTGCTAAGGAGTGTGAAGATTGGGGGAGTGGCTGGGGAGACacccttttgaaataatttttggctGAACATTTTCAAAGGAAGTCTATATACTTAGAGGcataaaatttagattttttttttcacaaccAGTAATTATGGTTTGAAACAGAGGTTAACACCAGGCCGTTAAAGAGCCTTGGGCTGAAAAAGCTGGAAGCTGTTGGTGGACTATCCTGATTAGGTCCTTCAGGGACATCCCGAAGGAGGCCGTGGATTTATTCTGGCATCGTATTTTGAGAGACCTTGACACAGTGTGTGCGCCCAGAGGAAGAGGGTCAGGAAGGGCGCTCAAAACCCTGTCTGCCCTGTGGGGCCAGTGAAGGAGAGGCTGCTGGGGAGCCTGAGGCCTGAAAGATGGAAGGCATGTGGGGTCCATCTCCTGGCAAGTCGGGAAGCCTCGTCTTTCATCTAATCGGCCCGCCACACTCCCCTGCCTCTGGGCCCCTCCAGGGCGCAGGAAGTAGGACACGATGAGCCAAGAATTAAATATGTTCCACACATAGAAGTTTGGCAGAGACGTAGCAGATGGGACCTCTGTGTCAGGAGACCTGAGGGGTGGGAGTGATCAATCCGGCCTGCTGGCTTCGGGGCCTGGCGGGAAAATTGTAATCATGATACATCACTGTGCTCGTGATAGGTGGAGGCGAAGAGATGTTACATAAAAGGAACTTGATATGTAGACTGTCCACTAGCGATGACAGAACTAGGTTTGGACCTCGAGGGCAGCAGTGGAGACGCATGTCCCGGACCTGGCTCGGCCTCTcccttgctctgtgaccttgggcaaatccttttccctctctgggcctcagtctccttatctggaTACGTGGGGATGACATTCAAAATATCTAACTGTGGTGTGGCTCAGAACAGTCAGCAGCCTGCTGTGAAAATCTGCTGCGATGGTACTGTGCGTGCCTCCCGGGGCCAGCTGTGGGCGCACTGCCCCTGTGCTGTAGTGTGCTTGGGGTGGAAGGGACCTTAGGGATCACCCAGCACAGAGACTGGCAAACTCTAtcctgcaggccaaatccagcctgtcacgtttttgtaagtaaagttttattggaacactgtCACTACCATTCATTTACATGTTGTCTGTGGATGCTTAACACTTCCAACTACAGAGTTGACTCATTGCAACAGAGACCGTATGGCCCacaaaagcttaaaatatttactatctggtcctttatatAGAGGTTTGCTGGGGCCACCCATGCaaagtggcatagtggttaagttcactgcagtctgctttggcggcccggtttcacgggtttggatcctgagcgtggacatacaccactcatccagcTATGCTGTGtgggcgacccacatataaaacagaggaagattggcacagatgttagctcagagccaatcttcctcccccccagccaaaaaaaaagaaagaaagaaaagaaaacaaaagaaagaaaaggtttgCAGATTTCTGATCTAATACCTTGTAGATCAGATGTGAAAACTGATTTAGCTAAGTAAACTGAGTTTCACGGAGGTAGAAGGATTTGTCGATCACAGTCCTGTGGTgagaaggaggcagagctggCCGTGGAAACGCAGGCCTCTTGACTCCTTGTCTAGTGCTCTGCCCCACCATTTCACCACCCTGTCTTTCTTTGTTAAGAGGATCAAGCATGAGATCAGGAGCTCTGGGAGCCTGTGTCTTATTTGCTGTTATAATCAACACAGTAGCTTTTTGTGTCAGGAGTGCACAGACCTCCCCCTGGTTTAGCATCTACAGAAGTCTGGAATTTTACCTGTGGGTTTTGTTTGAAATGGCCCCGTGTGAAGGTAGAACTCTGCTAGTCATAATAATTGTGTTAATAGATGCCCACCGTGCCCTGGGCCAAGGCACTGGGCTGTGCATGGATGTTCCTTAGCCCACTGAGTTCTCATGACAGCTCTAGGAGGGGAGGCTCACTGGTAATGGAGCCACGGAGAGAGCGAGTGACTCCGAAGCCATGGCCGCCATGTGGTGGGGCTGGGCCTCATTCCTAGGCCACGCAGCCCTGTAGCCTGTTCTGAATCACCTCCCTGTGCTGTGGGACTGTCATGTGGGGTTGTTCTCAGGGACAATCTGATGGAGGGATCATCCAGGACCAAAGTAACCCCTAAACAGGATGCCCTACACAAGACAGAAGCTTCTCTCCACATGAAAGTCCAGGAGGTGCCACGGGCTCAGCCCCCCGTGATCAGCCCCGTGATCAGTCAGGCTCCTCCCCTCATGTTGCCCTGCCACCCACCAACATCTACTTCCTGCCATCACTTCTGGATGGTagccagggagaagaagaaaaaatacgaCACACACCTTCCCTTAAAGGGAATGGCCCAGAAGTTGCACACATCACTTCTCCTCATGTCCCATTGGCCGGAACTTAATCACATGACCATGCTAactacaagggaggctgggaaatgtagtcttcagCTGGATGGCTCATCAACATTCGGggttttattgctgaggaaggaGTGGAGAGTGGATCCTGGGGGACAGTGAGCAGTCTCTGCCACAAATGGGTGGCTGCACGGGCAGGGGTGGGGTGTCCCTGCTGTGGGTGTGGTGAGATGGAGAGGACCATGGCCGTGGAGGTTGCCTGACTGGGTCTTCTCCATTCTGCCCCCCCAGGTACAACTGCAAGGAGGAGTTTCAGATCCACGATGAGCCGCTCAAGGCGCATTACACCCTGGGCCGACTCTCGGACACCACACCCGAGCACTACCTGGTGCAGGTGAGCTCAGGCCCAGCCTCTCCCTggcctctcctgccctcctgcaCTCCTGCACTCCTTCCTCGCAGGGCCCCTCCCTTACCTCCTGCTCGCCCTGTCTGCTCCCTGGGCTCTCTCCTTTACAGCCTCACCCGATCCGCTGGGGTCCTGGCCCTGCTTCCTGTTGCCCCTGGTTCCCGGGGCCTCCTGTGGCGCGCCCTGCTCTTCTCTCCTCATGCAGCCCTGCCTGGCCAAGCCTCCCACACCTCCTCCGTCAGAGCAGCAAGCAGAGCACAGATGGGGGCCTGAGGTCCCCAGGCCCCAAACTGCTTCCTCCAGGCTGGGAATCTCCATCTCATTCTTTTTTGAAGTTTCAGAACGTCTCTGGCTTAGCTAgtattggtattttttttttttgccttaaatatCCCCAAAGCAGTAAAGTCCACGAGGACAGATGACTTGGGTCCATCTTGCTCACTGCTGGGGTCCCAGGCCCTAGAGCATCACTTTGGCGCCATGTAGGTGCTCAGTAGGTGTTCACTGAATGGATAATCGTGAGGATTGAACTGTCCTTGTTGAAAGAGTGGCTGGGAATTTCTGGTGTCAGAAGAACTGGTCCCATTTGTCATCTGCCTGGCAGTGTAGGTGGCGGTGCTACTGGAGGCATGGGGGCGGACAAGATGACTTTAGGGTTCCCCTTTGCCCAGAATGAACTCTTCTGGTTCCTCCTGCTCTCCCCTGATCCCTGAGTagtgttttcctcttttctcgGTAGTTGTTGCATCCGCTCACCCCAGCTGGGAGGGCGGGACCTGCCCTTCCTCAGAACTGTGGCCCTAGGAAGTAGCTAGCACAGTTTTCCTCTGGTTCATTCCTGGTGCCCCAGCAGTGACTCCCTATTCCATGTGCTTCCTCTGGGGGCGAGAGACATTTGCTTCCTCCTGGGGGGGCTGTGGGCCCACCCTAGAGCCAGCTTCAGTTTCCTGCCCCTGGAGTGCCTCTCCCTGCTCTCTTTCTTCAAGACCTGTCTCAGGTACCACCTCCTACATGAAgccttctctgtttctccgttGGTAGGATTGTCTTTCCTTTTCCTGCACTCTGTGACATCCTTCCCAGGATCACAGATGGTCACatactttgtttgtttttttccttgagcCTATGGACAACTTGAGGACCATGTCCCTGACccactctccctgctccctgggaccTGGGATAGAGCCCTGCCGGTAGAAGGTGTCCCTGAGTCATCTAACTGAACCTCTGTGGCTCTTCCCCCACTAGGGACGCTATTTCCTGGTGCGGGATGTTGCTGAAAAGATGGACGTGCTGGGCACTTTGTGGAGCTGTGGGGCCCCCAACTTCCGGCAGGTGCAGGGTGGGCTAGCTGTGTTCGGCATGGGACAGCCCAGCCTCTCAGGGTTCAGGCGGGTCCTCCGGAAACTCCAGAAGGATGGACACAGGGTAAGCAGGCCACTTCCAAGCCCCCCAAATTTGGGAAAAGGGGCTCCTGGGAGGGACAACTTCAGAGGCTCTGCAGGGGCCTGGCCACATGCTGGGGAGGGCAGCTGGTGGCCTGGACCAGGCCTGCCAGGCCTTGAATGTGTGATGGTCATTGTGGTTGGCATGGCTGGGAAGTTCTGGGCGAACGTTTATTGCATAGTCCTGTGGGGACGTGGAAGCTCTGAGGTCAGAAGCCCCTTTTACATTGCACTCTGAGAATCTGGGAGGAAGTGAGGAGAGTGACAGGGTGACAAGAGGGGCCAGATCATAATGAGAGAGCCACAGGGTGATGATCACAGCCAACACTTATATCCTCACGTCAACCCTATAAGGGCGGGGCAattattctcccattttacagaagaagaaactgaggcccagagagaataagtgacttgccaaaggtcacacagctcatttGTGGTGTCCCAAGACCTAAACCCAGGCAGCTGGACTCCAAGTGCCTGCTTCTAACCACTCCTCTTTCCTGCCTGTCGAGGATGTTGAGGCAGGATTTTGAGTGTTTGGGTGTCTCCAGGACAGAGGCTGAAGGCCCACTGTGATTGCAGGCTCATTGAGGGCAGCCTGCGTCTGAGCTGGCCCGGGATTAAGGTGGAGAGGCCTTGAGTGAACCAGAGTGGGGTGGGGGCGTTAGCTGTGTGCAGGTCCCATCTTCCCAGCTTGACTGTGAGTCCCTCAAAGGTGGGGTCTGCACACgtctccctctgtctgtctggTGCTCAGTGAACAAATGATTGCATAGTGGTGGTGGGCATTCATTTCTTCACATGATTTTTATCGAGCACCTAATTTATCCAGGGCTCCCTGCGAGGAATTGTGGGGATGTGAAAATGACCAGGAAATGATTCTGCCTGCCAGGACGCTGTAGTCCATGAGGGCAGAAAAGGTGTATTCATTGATAATGTTAATACAAAGCAGGAATTAACACTATGAGCTTCAGAGGAAGGACTGTTGGCCCTGAGAGGAGGGAGGGCCCGGAGCAGGTGGCATTTGGACTGAGCTCTTCTTCTTGGGTAGGATTCACATTGCAGGGACCGGGTCGGGTGGGGACGGCCTTAAGGAGGGGGAAACAGCctgggcaaaggcctggaggcccAGTGGAGCGAGTGTCCATGCTGGAGCCTGGTGATGGCTTCCTTCTTCCTGGGGCTCCGGGCAGGAGTGTGTCATCTTCTGTGTGCGGGAGGAGCCCGTGCTGTTTCTGCGTGCTGGTGAGGACTTCGTGCCCTACACGCCTCGGGACAAGCAGAACCTTCGCGAGAACCTCCAGGGCCTCGGACCCAGGGTCCGGGCAGAGAGCTTGGAGCTGGCCATCCGGAAAGAGGTGAGGGCTCCTGCTGTGGGTGGAGGCCCCTCCCTGGCAGGCCTCTCCCGGCCGACAGCCCATCTGGCTCTCACCAGCCCACGCTCTCCCATCTTCTGCACTGCTTGGGCGAGTGGCCGGCTGTGAGGCCAGCTCACAGAGGCCAGAGGAAGGACCTCCCAATCCCGGCCCTGTTTGCCTCTGCCCCTTTCCCACCCTGCTTTTCTCCTCCACCTTCAGCATCCTTGCTTAGAAAGGAGTCTGGTGGAGGGAAGAGAGCTAGACTAGGCGTCCCAGGACTGGAGTGCAGTCCTCCGGGAGCTGTGAGGCCTGGGGTGAGTCTGTTTCTGAGGTtctgtcctcctcctccacaACATGGGGGCTTCTCAAGGTCTCTGAGGCTGTTGACAAGAGATAGAGGTGTGTAAGTGGAGTGTAGGGGTCATGGTGCCCCCAGAGACTCCCTGGGGCAGGACCTGAGGCTGTGTTGCTCACTGGTTGTCTCCCCATCTTCCTCCCAGGCCTCCTCTCTTCTAGCTCCTAGCTCCCCAAGCCTCACCCTGTCCTTCAGTCTGGCAGCTTAGCTAATTCCTGCTGCCCGCTGGGCAGAGCCCTTCCCACCTGGGCCCAGTGGAGACCATATCAGCCTGTGCATAGGTGGCTGCCCTGGGGCCAGTGGCCACCCCAATCCTGTCAGGGCATAGAGAGTGCCTCTGGCTACATGGTACTCCCTGGAGAACAAGCAGCCTACTCCGTGTAGCCTAGTCACTCCAGAGCTCAGCCAGGAAGGTCAGGAGGGACCTGAGGTCAGTCATGGCCCTTTGGCCCCCACACCTCCATCTAGATCCATGACTTTGCCCAGCTGAGTGAGAACACATACCATGTGTACCACAACACCGAGGACCTGCAGGGGGAGCCCCACACCGTGGCCGTCCGGGGTGAGGATGACGTGCATGTGACTGAGGAGGTGTACAAGCGGCCCCTCTTCCTGCAGCCCACCTACAGGTACTGAGGGTCAGTCCTGCTTGGGATTGCCGAATGGCCTGGGGCCGTGTGGGACTCCGTGTGCTGGGCCTGCTCTTTAGCTGCAGCCTCAGTTTCACCAACTGCAGGTTGGGCTGAGTTCCCCACAACCATCTCTCTCATGGGAATGCCAGGGTCGGGGGATGCCCAGGTGTGTGGACTGCGTGATGGACTGTTCCCCTCACCTGGCAGGTACCACCGCCTGCCCCTGCCGGAGCAAGGGGCCCCCCTGGAAGCCCAGTTCGATGCCTTTGTCAGTGTCCTCCGGGTAAGTGGGGGcgggaggaggtggtgggagctCGGGGTGGGGGCAGGTACCTGGAGAGTGGGTCTGTGTCTAGGCCCTGTCTCCGTGGAGATGCTCGGGGTGGGTGTAGCCTCTGGCTTTCCTCAGGGGAAGGCCTGGTTCTGTGTTGTGTATGGGCTCGAGTGTGTCAGGGGGTGTCTGTGTGGGGTGTGCATACATCTGCCTGTGTATGTGTaggttgtgtgtctgtgtgagggtGTGTGCACACATCTggctgtgtatgtgtgggttGTGTCTGTGTGGGGGTGTGTGCACACATCTGGCTGTGTATTGTGggttgtgtgtgtgggggtgtgtgcaCTCATCTggctgtgtatgtgtgggttGTGTGTCTGCATGGGGATGTGTGCACatctgtctgtgtatgtgtgggttgtgtgtgtctgtgtgtgtggggtgtgcatgtctgtgtatgtgtgggttgtgtgtgggggtgtgtgcaCACATCTGGCTATGTATGTGTGAGTTGTGTGTCTGTGAGGAGGTGTGTGCACACATCTGGTTGTGTATGTGTgggttgtgtgtctgtgtgggtgtgtgcacacaTCTGGCTATGTATGTGTgggttgtgtgtctgtgttggggtATGTGAGCACACATCTGGCTGTGTTTGTTTGGGTTGTGTGTCTGTGGGGGGTATGTGAGCACACATCTggctgtgtatgtgtgggttGTGTCTCTGTGGGGGTGTGTGCACACATCTGGCTATGTATGTGTGGgttgtgtgtccgtgtgtgtgtgtgtatatgtctgtctgtgtatgtgtgggttgtgtgtgtctgtgtgagggtGTATTTGTacatgtctgtgtatgtgtgggttgtgtctgtgtgggtgggtgtgtgtatatctgtgtgtatgtgtgggttgtGTGTGCgggggtgtgtgtatgtctgtgtgtatgtgtgggttgtgtgtgtgtgggggtgtgtgtacacatctgtctgtgtatgtgtgggttgtgtgtgtgtgtgtgtctatgtctgtctgtgtatgtgtgtgtctctgtgcggGTGTATTTGTACATgtctgtctgtgtatgtgtgggttgtgtgtgtctgtgtgagggtGTATTTGTacatgtctgtgtatgtgtgggttgtgtctgtgtgggtgggtgtgtgtatatctgtgtgtatgtgtgggttgtGTGTGCGGGGGTGTGTATATgtctgtctgtgtatgtgtgggttgtgtgtgtctgtgtgagggtGTATTTGTacatgtctgtgtatgtgtgggttgtgtctgtgtgggtgggtgtgtgtatatctgtgtgtatgtgtgggttgtgtctgtgtgggtgtgtgtgtgtatgtctgtgtgtatgtgtgggttgtGTGTGCgggggtgtgtgtatgtctgtgtatgtgtgggttgtgtgtgtgtgggggtgtgtgtacacatctgtctgtgtatgtgtgggttgtgtgtgtgtgtgtgtctatgtctgtctgtgtatgtgtgtgtctctgtgcggGTGTATTTGTACATgtctgtctgtgtatgtgtgggttgtgtgtgtctgtgtggggtGTGTTGGTACATTCTCCAAGGAGGGAGCCCAGCACTGACCGTCTGGAGGAGGACCCTGGCCGTGGCTCGGCtgctaacttgctgtgtgatcttggacaaatctCCTATCCTCTGTAGACCTCAAGTTCTCCTTTCTTTGCTGGAGCTAAACATTCTCACCCTCTGACTCTTCAGTGCTATTTCCTGAGACTGATGGTGTTTCCATCCACGTCCACCGGCTTGGGAGGTCACTTGTTTAATTTGCATCTCACAGGGGGTGTTACAGAGGCCTGTACTCCCTACAGAGGGAGTAGTTCTCCCTTCCAGGGCTTCCCTGAGCTCGCCAGGGCCTGGGAAGGTGGAGCGGATCAGCTGTGGGGTTTGGTGAAAGAGTCTGAGTGGCCTGTCTGGCTCCCCTTGCCTCAGACTGCAGGGCGGGTGTGGCCAATGTCATGACCCCCTCCCCCGActcagccctcagcccagggGTTTCGGCTCACACTGTTGCCTGATGTTCACGGTCCTTCCCCAGGAGACCCCCAGCCTGCTGCTGCTCCGTGGTGTCCATGGGCCTCCCCCTGCTCTCCTCTTCAGCTGCCAGACGGGTGTGGGCAGGACCAACCTGGGCATGGTCCTGGCTACCCTCATCCTGTTCCACCACGGTGGGACTGCCTCCAGGCCAGAGTGAGTAGCCTGGGACCCAGTGTCCCAAGGGGCTGTGGGGTtgaggagaggaggggtgggacTGCCCCAGGATGCTGGGCACATGTCAGGAGTCCAGAGCTGGAAATTGGGCACCtgtggttcatttcctggtttgTCACAGACTTGCTGGGTGACCTGGAGAAAGTGTCTTCCTGGGCCTGTTTCCCCCTTGCCTCCCCCAGCGTGATTTGGAAGGGAGACTTGGAGCCTGTAGTCTGGTTCTTCCCAGCAGCCGGATGAGTGGGAGAGAGTTGACAATGGGGCTGTTGTAGAGGCCTCTGGGAGCACTGATTACTGCCCCCTTGTCAGGCCCGTCCCCTCGCAGACCAAGCCACTGCCCATGGAGCAACTCCAGGTGATCCAGAGCTTTCTCCACATGGTGCCCCAGGGAAGGAAGATGGTGGAGGAGGTGAGCAAGGGCTCTGGGCatggagctggggctgggagcAGTGGAGGGGCCACTCACTGCTCCCTGGTGGGGTCTCTCCCTCCCAGAACATCCCCATTCTCAGCCAATCATTTCTCTTTCCCTCGTTCTCTTGCATCTCCCACCGTCTTTcctgggccctgctccctccccactgctgtcccttcctccctgccccggTCCCT from Equus asinus isolate D_3611 breed Donkey chromosome 2, EquAss-T2T_v2, whole genome shotgun sequence includes these protein-coding regions:
- the PALD1 gene encoding paladin isoform X8 → MGTTASTAQQTVSAGAPFEGLQGGSTMDGRHSLSVHSFQTTGLHNSKAKSIIPNKVAPVVITYNCKEEFQIHDEPLKAHYTLGRLSDTTPEHYLVQGRYFLVRDVAEKMDVLGTLWSCGAPNFRQVQGGLAVFGMGQPSLSGFRRVLRKLQKDGHRECVIFCVREEPVLFLRAGEDFVPYTPRDKQNLRENLQGLGPRVRAESLELAIRKEIHDFAQLSENTYHVYHNTEDLQGEPHTVAVRGEDDVHVTEEVYKRPLFLQPTYRYHRLPLPEQGAPLEAQFDAFVSVLRETPSLLLLRGVHGPPPALLFSCQTGVGRTNLGMVLATLILFHHGGTASRPEPVPSQTKPLPMEQLQVIQSFLHMVPQGRKMVEEVDRAIAACAELHDLKEVVLENQRKLEGVRQETPAEGGGGQHGVRQRALRSLERYFYLILFNYYLHEQYPLAFALSFSRWLCAHPELYRLPVTLSSAGPVVLGDLITEGSLGADDLVSPDALSTVREMNVANFRRVPRMPIYGMAQPSAKALGSILAYLTDTKRKLRQVVWVNLREEAVLECDGHTHSLRWPGPPMAPDQLENLETQLKAHLSMPPSATEGPRAHRFQTCLTTQEVFSQHRAAYPSLTYHRIPVPDFCAPREEDFDRLLEALQAALAKDAGTGFVFSCLSGQGRTTTAMVVAVLAFWHIQGFPEVGEEELVSVPDAKFTKGEFEHIMFLHSSVDGHGLFPPLGYCE